Proteins co-encoded in one Parafrankia discariae genomic window:
- a CDS encoding VirB4 family type IV secretion system protein encodes MSRRNRLHVAEQGAPSRSRRPLRPTRGQGPGQGLPVEGPALFTPPALLVDAGQIEVSGICATTISVVGYPREVGPGWMEPLLAYPGRLDVALHIDPTPPAVAALRLRRQLSRLESGRRADAQAGKLADPELDAAAQDAGELARQVARGEARLFRVGLYLTVYADSREQLAEEAARVTALAHSLLLTVRRARYRTVQGWVSTLPLGLDLLQIRRAMDTQALAAGIPFTTPDLPLPDVDRTGAAPVAYGTNLHSAGLVMHDRWAQPNYNSVTTGASGAGKSFLTKLDVLRSLYQGVEVAVVDPEDEYSRLATAVGGTRLALGEPGVHLNPLDLPAHSHHDPDLLTRRALFCHTLITTLLGDPTADDGGGLGAGGRAVLDAAILSAYHAAGITHDRATWTRPAPLLADVAAALRSAEDPAGPALAARLAPFTSGSHAGLFAHPTTTQPTGHLVVYSLRALPDELKAAGTLLTLDAIWRTVADPARRRRRLVVVDEGWLLMAHPAGAKFLFRLAKAARKHWAGLAVATQDSADLLGSELGRAVVANAATQILLRQDPSVIDELRRVYKLTDGEATQLLTAGPGDALLLTGTGQRTALHALASPAEHTLITTDPADTTTTATPTDTGSLDPGWVERPAVADTGPGRAARRPATRRPVDDDADPF; translated from the coding sequence ATGAGCCGCCGCAACCGGCTGCACGTCGCCGAGCAGGGTGCACCGTCCCGCAGCCGCCGGCCCCTGCGCCCCACCCGCGGGCAGGGGCCGGGGCAGGGGCTGCCGGTCGAGGGTCCGGCGCTGTTCACCCCACCCGCGCTGCTGGTCGATGCCGGGCAGATCGAAGTCAGCGGCATCTGCGCGACCACGATCAGCGTGGTCGGCTACCCGCGTGAGGTCGGGCCGGGATGGATGGAGCCGCTGCTGGCCTACCCGGGCCGCCTCGACGTCGCCCTGCACATCGACCCGACCCCGCCCGCGGTGGCGGCGCTGCGGCTGCGCCGCCAGCTGAGCCGGCTCGAGTCCGGCCGCCGCGCCGACGCGCAGGCGGGAAAGCTCGCCGACCCGGAGCTGGACGCCGCCGCCCAGGACGCCGGGGAGCTGGCCCGTCAGGTCGCGCGTGGTGAGGCACGGCTGTTCCGCGTCGGGTTGTACCTGACCGTCTACGCCGACAGCCGCGAGCAGCTCGCGGAGGAGGCGGCGCGGGTCACCGCGCTGGCGCACAGTCTGCTGCTCACGGTGCGCCGCGCCCGGTACCGCACGGTGCAGGGCTGGGTCAGCACCCTGCCCCTGGGCCTGGACCTGCTCCAGATCCGCCGGGCGATGGACACCCAGGCCCTCGCCGCCGGGATCCCGTTCACCACCCCCGACCTACCCCTACCCGACGTGGACCGCACCGGGGCCGCCCCGGTTGCCTATGGGACGAATCTGCACTCGGCGGGCCTGGTGATGCATGACCGGTGGGCGCAGCCGAACTACAACTCCGTGACCACCGGCGCGTCGGGCGCCGGCAAAAGCTTCCTCACGAAGCTCGACGTTCTGCGCTCCCTCTACCAGGGCGTTGAGGTCGCCGTCGTGGATCCGGAGGACGAGTACAGCCGGCTCGCCACCGCCGTCGGGGGCACCCGCCTCGCACTCGGGGAGCCTGGGGTGCACCTCAACCCCCTCGACCTGCCCGCCCACTCCCACCACGACCCCGACCTCCTCACGCGCCGGGCCCTGTTCTGCCACACGTTGATCACCACCCTGCTTGGTGACCCCACCGCCGATGACGGCGGTGGTCTGGGCGCGGGGGGTCGGGCGGTGTTGGACGCGGCGATCCTGAGCGCCTACCACGCTGCCGGGATCACCCACGACCGGGCCACCTGGACTCGGCCCGCCCCGCTGCTCGCCGACGTCGCCGCCGCCCTGCGCAGCGCGGAGGACCCGGCCGGCCCGGCACTCGCCGCCCGCCTCGCCCCGTTTACCTCCGGGTCGCATGCCGGTCTGTTCGCTCACCCGACCACGACCCAGCCCACCGGGCATCTCGTCGTCTACTCGCTGCGCGCCCTGCCCGACGAGCTGAAAGCCGCCGGCACCCTGCTCACCCTGGACGCGATCTGGCGGACCGTCGCCGACCCGGCCCGACGCCGGCGGCGCCTCGTGGTGGTGGATGAGGGGTGGCTGCTGATGGCCCACCCCGCCGGCGCCAAGTTCCTTTTCCGCCTCGCGAAAGCCGCCCGTAAGCACTGGGCAGGTCTGGCCGTGGCAACGCAGGACTCCGCCGACCTGCTCGGTTCCGAGCTCGGCCGGGCGGTCGTCGCGAACGCGGCCACCCAGATCCTGCTCCGCCAGGACCCCAGCGTGATCGACGAGCTGCGTCGGGTCTACAAGCTCACCGACGGCGAAGCCACCCAGCTACTCACCGCCGGCCCCGGCGACGCCCTGCTGCTGACCGGAACCGGGCAGCGCACCGCCCTACACGCCCTGGCCTCCCCCGCCGAACACACCCTGATCACCACAGACCCGGCCGACACCACCACCACCGCCACTCCCACCGACACGGGATCGCTCGACCCGGGCTGGGTCGAACGCCCCGCCGTCGCGGACACCGGGCCGGGTCGCGCTGCTCGCCGACCGGCCACCCGCCGGCCGGTGGACGACGACGCCGACCCGTTCTAA
- a CDS encoding PrgI family protein: MPETSRSDRVRIPSDVDRPDRILAGLTARQLTLLAPPVLLAVAVYWTASPYLPLPVVAVLVVPLLGGGAALALGQRGGVTADRYAAAALAHHRAPKLHLAAPEGIPAQPGWLPDIPAARRRTPVAARPLAGGVDAAGVLDLRGAVGVVAEVAGVNLALAGDSDTGRKVAGYARMLNALSGRIQITIRGVPVRLDPHTDRLRTLAEQAPHPALAAAARDHAHFLGDIAASRRLRSRQILLTAYEPIPALRGGRDSAAAAAARRLEEALGLLAAAGLRGRILSGPELTSLLASAADPAGPPPPEGATAAGPVLGPARTGGRR, translated from the coding sequence ATGCCCGAAACCTCCCGATCTGATCGGGTTCGGATTCCGTCTGATGTGGATCGGCCGGATCGGATCCTGGCCGGGTTGACCGCCCGTCAGCTGACGCTGCTGGCCCCGCCGGTCCTGCTCGCGGTCGCGGTGTACTGGACCGCCTCGCCGTATCTGCCGCTGCCGGTGGTGGCGGTGCTGGTGGTGCCGTTGCTCGGCGGCGGCGCCGCTCTCGCGCTCGGGCAGCGCGGAGGGGTGACCGCGGACCGGTACGCTGCCGCCGCCCTGGCCCACCACCGTGCCCCCAAGCTCCACCTCGCCGCCCCCGAAGGGATCCCCGCGCAGCCTGGCTGGCTACCTGACATCCCCGCCGCCCGCCGTCGTACGCCGGTGGCGGCGAGGCCGCTGGCCGGCGGGGTGGACGCGGCTGGGGTGCTCGACCTGCGCGGCGCGGTCGGGGTCGTCGCCGAAGTGGCGGGGGTGAACCTCGCCCTCGCCGGCGACAGCGACACCGGGCGGAAGGTCGCCGGGTATGCGCGGATGCTCAACGCGCTGTCCGGCCGGATCCAGATCACCATCCGCGGGGTGCCGGTCCGCCTCGACCCGCACACCGACCGGCTACGCACCCTGGCCGAGCAGGCGCCTCATCCGGCATTGGCCGCCGCGGCCCGTGACCACGCCCACTTCCTCGGCGATATCGCGGCGAGCCGGCGGTTGCGGAGCCGGCAGATCCTGCTCACCGCCTACGAACCCATCCCCGCGCTGCGTGGCGGCCGGGACAGTGCCGCGGCGGCGGCGGCGCGCCGTCTCGAGGAAGCCCTCGGCCTGCTCGCCGCCGCCGGCCTACGCGGGCGGATCCTGTCCGGCCCCGAGCTGACCAGCCTGCTGGCCTCCGCCGCCGACCCGGCAGGTCCACCACCGCCCGAGGGTGCCACCGCTGCCGGTCCGGTCCTCGGACCGGCGCGGACGGGAGGCCGTCGATGA